One window from the genome of Hippocampus zosterae strain Florida chromosome 7, ASM2543408v3, whole genome shotgun sequence encodes:
- the cdcp1b gene encoding CUB domain-containing protein 1 isoform X1: MGSESHVCPHHQPVCHFTQQPQLHLSSLVCLPSCGVSKLQQETRPRAADCIQLTVRPNKGSSVTVSNGLPSDKCSVCTVGGVNDTQTSCSSNLALEPEKEVELLFNCPVEQSYVVTLNQLIECTKDTCNPSTVETQPSFLREFPRTFIWTIKAPEKTVVGLDVLGEGLQETTQPCNNGYQYSVTTFEENSKAVARYCKGGSVTHLDLFDRAVVSLQVTPKTPVESVVFQASAGPLKGRTMVVTVDSGTTLTISRFSQETQCELCTGADSARTCSQTEKSLTDVQSLALEFSCLKPQEAYSVEVKKTIECTKSSCAPAAGELSPNLWKDFKRTLKWDISVPERTILTLELPRENLKQMAAQGKCQGAPQYSVSTTRNNGQLKTDIYCRGGPLSRLDLLGRTAVTVEVPPGEEMDRTIFTAKAAPRAGRMLSVTPDPETIIIISRDTVDPDCSVCVDKPPKQTCDPKFRILRESRNTSVEFTCPHPEEVFNVEINREIDCTATSCSGDIVQAESSLFPDFNRTFTWDLKVGSTRAFQLDFPEPGMQQIANDETCSDEHTYVLVTYLRTGPAIIGTFCKGGSVTSIQVRYKGRVSLRVPRDQKMDPVNFKLSVGPETNMVAIVKVNLPRGVSNTTFISANYPNDFPDDQQMRWDFAVPGMHNYTVHFHSHTAPECLGKNVGVEYGKRDGKLIETGLTDKQPEHQQGDFEMVLKNCETNRTLQGLTLKYSVSVMRSGHPVLCTVDLSKYPKMSLKIEKVGFDPYCEMSVNAEVLKKVNVAAGTKAELSFLDCPHEDLQLTASEVIACQNVASCSETLLTVPPLDACLRMPLHSYTWHLNIPQDRTIDLVSPSGSFQQSVPGQECNATVSFHVEESEGVSVGDYCPDGNIQKIQVHSNISVTATTRDFGKTKGPFLNVTFTNEIPETIIYQVNPHTSSPNLLATPNWPRGMRPSSTVSWIVSLLSGYKAQVQFVNVSQPKCNDRHTAIKVKTLDSEEELLTRREDEKTDDKLLVPHSFYLNMSNCIPESGNFGAVTKIVLEPKTGLLAILLGIAGALLLLLIILAVVCFFVRKKKKERMNKEASIYLGTGNMFRPSKRQFSKSRSDNESHVYASIDETMTYGHLLGETSYADSMQDHFNGMQLDSYQTFTGPSELPVINEPETEPEVDHFNTFLDRSQSFIPPRPRTPIDRQDSLGFQDRRMVDNELYTFKNTGEMNTIRLSGADMEPEPPTPEEYL; this comes from the exons ATGGGATCTGAAAGCCACGTTTGCCCCCACCATCAGCCAGTGTGCCATTTTACTCAACAACCTCAGCTACACTTGTCAAGTCTTGTGTGTCTGCCCTCGTGTGGAGTCTCCAAGCTCCAGCAGGAGACCCGCCCACGCGCAGCAG ACTGCATACAGCTGACGGTCCGACCCAACAAAGGCTCATCGGTGACGGTGTCAAATGGCCTGCCCTCCGACAAGTGTAGCGTGTGCACAGTCGGCGGGGTCAACGACACGCAAACGTCATGCTCCTCAAATCTTGCTCTGGAGCCCGAGAAGGAGGTTGAGCTCCTCTTCAACTGCCCCGTAGAACAGTCTTACGTCGTCACGCTCAATCAGCTCATCG AATGCACAAAGGACACTTGCAACCCCTCAACAGTGGAAACTCAACCCTCCTTCCTTCGTGAATTCCCACGAACATTCATCTGGACCATCAAGGCGCCCGAGAAGACAGTGGTGGGCTTGGATGTCCTCGGAGAGGGACTGCAGGAAACGACACAGCCGTGCAATAACGGATATCAATATTCGGTGACTACGTTTGAAGAGAACAGCAAAGCTGTGGCTCGCTACTGCAAAGGTGGTTCCGTGACCCATTTAGACCTTTTCGATCGAGCTGTTGTCTCTCTGCAAGTTACACCAAAGACGCCAGTGGAGTCTGTGGTGTTCCAGGCCTCTGCTGGACCACTAA AAGGCCGGACGATGGTTGTGACCGTCGATTCCGGCACGACTCTGACGATCAGCAGGTTCTCGCAGGAGACTCAGTGCGAGCTGTGTACCGGTGCCGACTCGGCCCGTACCTGCAGCCAGACCGAAAAGAGCCTGACTGACGTCCAAAGTCTCGCGCTGGAGTTCAGCTGCCTCAAACCTCAAGAGGCATACAGTGTGGAGGTGAAGAAGACAATCG AATGTACCAAGAGCTCATGCGCACCCGCCGCAGGAGAGCTCAGTCCGAACCTCTGGAAGGACTTCAAAAGAACCCTGAAATGGGACATCAGTGTCCCGGAGAGGACCATCTTGACCTTGGAGCTGCCTCGCGAAAACCTGAAGCAGATGGCGGCGCAAGGCAAATGTCAAGGAGCCCCACAGTACTCCGTGAGCACAACAAGAAACAACGGGCAGCTCAAGACCGACATCTACTGCAGAGGCGGGCCGCTTTCCCGTCTGGATCTCCTCGGGAGGACCGCCGTGACCGTGGAGGTGCCCCCAGGAGAAGAAATGGACAGGACGATTTTCACAGCCAAAGCAGCACCCAGAG CTGGCAGGATGCTGTCTGTGACCCCTGACCCGGAAACCATCATTATCATCAGCAGGGACACGGTCGACCCCgactgcagcgtgtgtgtggaCAAGCCGCCCAAGCAGACATGCGaccccaaatttcgaattctgagaGAATCCCGTAACACCTCTGTGGAGTTCACCTGTCCTCACCCCGAGGAAGTCTTCAACGTGGAGATTAACAGAGAAATCG ACTGCACGGCGACTTCCTGCTCCGGCGATATTGTCCAGGCCGAGTCATCGCTGTTCCCGGACTTCAACCGGACTTTCACCTGGGATCTGAAAGTCGGTTCCACTCGGGCCTTCCAACTGGACTTTCCCGAGCCGGGAATGCAGCAGATCGCCAACGACGAGACGTGTTCCGACGAGCACACATACGTTCTTGTGACTTACCTGCGAACGGGCCCTGCCATCATCGGAACCTTCTGCAAGGGGGGTTCTGTGACGAGCATCCAGGTGCGCTACAAGGGCCGCGTCTCTCTCCGGGTGCCAAGAGACCAAAAGATGGATCCGGTTAATTTTAAACTCAGCGTTGGGCCTGAGACCAACA tgGTGGCCATCGTTAAAGTCAACCTACCACGAGGCGTCTCCAACACGACCTTCATTTCCGCCAACTACCCCAACGATTTCCCCGACGACCAACAGATGCGCTGGGACTTCGCCGTGCCCGGCATGCACAACTACACCGTCCATTTTCACAGTCACACGGCGCCGGAGTGCCTCGGCAAGAACGTGGGAGTGGAGTACGGGAAACGGGACGGGAAGTTGATCGAGACGGGTCTGACGGACAAGCAGCCGGAGCATCAGCAGGGCGACTTTGAAATGGTGCTGAAGAACTGTGAGACCAACAGGACGTTGCAAGGACTCACTTTGAAATACAGCGTGTCCGTTATGAGGAGTGGTCATCCAG TTCTGTGCACGGTGGACCTGAGCAAATACCCCAAAATGTCCCTGAAAATTGAAAAAGTGGGTTTTGATCCCTATTGCGAGATGAGCGTGAACGCtgaggttttaaaaaaagtcaacgtGGCTGCCGGCACCAAGGCCGAGCTCTCCTTCCTCGACTGTCCCCATGAAGATTTGCAATTGACCGCTAGTGAAGTTATtg CCTGTCAGAATGTGGCTTCCTGCTCCGAGACCCTCCTCACTGTCCCCCCGTTGGATGCCTGTCTCCGGATGCCCCTCCACAGCTATACCTGGCACCTCAACATCCCCCAGGACCGCACCATCGATCTCGTGTCCCCATCGGGAAGTTTCCAACAATCGGTGCCAGGCCAGGAGTGCAACGCTACCGTCTCCTTCCACGTGGAGGAGAGCGAAGGCGTCTCTGTGGGTGATTACTGCCCCGACGGGAACATCCAGAAAATTCAGGTGCACAGCAACATCTCTGTCACGGCGACGACGCGAGACTTCGGCAAGACGAAAGGGCCTTTTCTCAACGTCACCTTCACGAACGAGATCCCGG AGACCATCATTTATCAAGTCAATCCACATACGTCCTCCCCAAACCTGCTGGCCACCCCCAACTGGCCCAGAGGAATGAGGCCTTCGTCCACCGTGTCCTGGATCGTGTCTTTGCTGAGCGGGTACAAGGCGCAGGTCCAGTTCGTCAACGTCAGCCAGCCCAAATGCAACGACAGACACACGGCCATCAAGGTCAAGACGCTGGACTCCGAGGAGGAGCTCCTGACCCGCCGGGAGGACGAGAAAACCGACGACAAGTTGCTGGTGCCGCACAGCTTCTATCTTAACATGTCCAACTGTATACCGGAAAGTGGAAACTTTGGGGCTGTCACCAAAATCGTTTTAGAGCCAAAAACCG GCCTCTTAGCCATCCTTCTTGGGATCGCGGGAgcccttcttcttctcctcatcATCTTAGCTGTAGTCTGCTTTTTTGTAAG gaaaaagaaaaaagagcgcATGAACAAGGAGGCGTCCATCTACCTCGGCACAGGGAATATGTTCCGTCCCAGCAAAAGACAGTTCAGCAAATCGCGGTCGGACAACGAGTCCCACGTGTACGCCTCCATAGACGAGACCATGACGTACGGTCACCTCCTGGGGGAAACGAGCTACGCCGATAGCATGCAAGACCATTTCAACGGAATGCAGTTGGACTCCTACCAAACGTTCACGGGGCCCTCTGAACTGCCCGTCATCAACGAACCAGAAACGGAGCCCGAGGTGGACCACTTCAATACGTTCCTGGACCGCTCCCAGTCATTCATCCCGCCTCGTCCGCGCACGCCAATCGACCGGCAGGACAGCTTGGGGTTCCAGGACCGCCGGATGGTGGACAATGAACTCTACACGTTCAAAAACACGGGCGAGATGAACACCATCCGACTGTCCGGTGCCGACATGGAACCGGAACCACCGACACCGGAGGAGTACTTGTAA
- the cdcp1b gene encoding CUB domain-containing protein 1 isoform X2: MRLDTCAPLGLLLLLILDASDCIQLTVRPNKGSSVTVSNGLPSDKCSVCTVGGVNDTQTSCSSNLALEPEKEVELLFNCPVEQSYVVTLNQLIECTKDTCNPSTVETQPSFLREFPRTFIWTIKAPEKTVVGLDVLGEGLQETTQPCNNGYQYSVTTFEENSKAVARYCKGGSVTHLDLFDRAVVSLQVTPKTPVESVVFQASAGPLKGRTMVVTVDSGTTLTISRFSQETQCELCTGADSARTCSQTEKSLTDVQSLALEFSCLKPQEAYSVEVKKTIECTKSSCAPAAGELSPNLWKDFKRTLKWDISVPERTILTLELPRENLKQMAAQGKCQGAPQYSVSTTRNNGQLKTDIYCRGGPLSRLDLLGRTAVTVEVPPGEEMDRTIFTAKAAPRAGRMLSVTPDPETIIIISRDTVDPDCSVCVDKPPKQTCDPKFRILRESRNTSVEFTCPHPEEVFNVEINREIDCTATSCSGDIVQAESSLFPDFNRTFTWDLKVGSTRAFQLDFPEPGMQQIANDETCSDEHTYVLVTYLRTGPAIIGTFCKGGSVTSIQVRYKGRVSLRVPRDQKMDPVNFKLSVGPETNMVAIVKVNLPRGVSNTTFISANYPNDFPDDQQMRWDFAVPGMHNYTVHFHSHTAPECLGKNVGVEYGKRDGKLIETGLTDKQPEHQQGDFEMVLKNCETNRTLQGLTLKYSVSVMRSGHPVLCTVDLSKYPKMSLKIEKVGFDPYCEMSVNAEVLKKVNVAAGTKAELSFLDCPHEDLQLTASEVIACQNVASCSETLLTVPPLDACLRMPLHSYTWHLNIPQDRTIDLVSPSGSFQQSVPGQECNATVSFHVEESEGVSVGDYCPDGNIQKIQVHSNISVTATTRDFGKTKGPFLNVTFTNEIPETIIYQVNPHTSSPNLLATPNWPRGMRPSSTVSWIVSLLSGYKAQVQFVNVSQPKCNDRHTAIKVKTLDSEEELLTRREDEKTDDKLLVPHSFYLNMSNCIPESGNFGAVTKIVLEPKTGLLAILLGIAGALLLLLIILAVVCFFVRKKKKERMNKEASIYLGTGNMFRPSKRQFSKSRSDNESHVYASIDETMTYGHLLGETSYADSMQDHFNGMQLDSYQTFTGPSELPVINEPETEPEVDHFNTFLDRSQSFIPPRPRTPIDRQDSLGFQDRRMVDNELYTFKNTGEMNTIRLSGADMEPEPPTPEEYL; encoded by the exons ATGCGGCTCGACACCTGCGCGCCGCTCGGACTTTTGTTGTTGCTTATCCTCGATGCATCAG ACTGCATACAGCTGACGGTCCGACCCAACAAAGGCTCATCGGTGACGGTGTCAAATGGCCTGCCCTCCGACAAGTGTAGCGTGTGCACAGTCGGCGGGGTCAACGACACGCAAACGTCATGCTCCTCAAATCTTGCTCTGGAGCCCGAGAAGGAGGTTGAGCTCCTCTTCAACTGCCCCGTAGAACAGTCTTACGTCGTCACGCTCAATCAGCTCATCG AATGCACAAAGGACACTTGCAACCCCTCAACAGTGGAAACTCAACCCTCCTTCCTTCGTGAATTCCCACGAACATTCATCTGGACCATCAAGGCGCCCGAGAAGACAGTGGTGGGCTTGGATGTCCTCGGAGAGGGACTGCAGGAAACGACACAGCCGTGCAATAACGGATATCAATATTCGGTGACTACGTTTGAAGAGAACAGCAAAGCTGTGGCTCGCTACTGCAAAGGTGGTTCCGTGACCCATTTAGACCTTTTCGATCGAGCTGTTGTCTCTCTGCAAGTTACACCAAAGACGCCAGTGGAGTCTGTGGTGTTCCAGGCCTCTGCTGGACCACTAA AAGGCCGGACGATGGTTGTGACCGTCGATTCCGGCACGACTCTGACGATCAGCAGGTTCTCGCAGGAGACTCAGTGCGAGCTGTGTACCGGTGCCGACTCGGCCCGTACCTGCAGCCAGACCGAAAAGAGCCTGACTGACGTCCAAAGTCTCGCGCTGGAGTTCAGCTGCCTCAAACCTCAAGAGGCATACAGTGTGGAGGTGAAGAAGACAATCG AATGTACCAAGAGCTCATGCGCACCCGCCGCAGGAGAGCTCAGTCCGAACCTCTGGAAGGACTTCAAAAGAACCCTGAAATGGGACATCAGTGTCCCGGAGAGGACCATCTTGACCTTGGAGCTGCCTCGCGAAAACCTGAAGCAGATGGCGGCGCAAGGCAAATGTCAAGGAGCCCCACAGTACTCCGTGAGCACAACAAGAAACAACGGGCAGCTCAAGACCGACATCTACTGCAGAGGCGGGCCGCTTTCCCGTCTGGATCTCCTCGGGAGGACCGCCGTGACCGTGGAGGTGCCCCCAGGAGAAGAAATGGACAGGACGATTTTCACAGCCAAAGCAGCACCCAGAG CTGGCAGGATGCTGTCTGTGACCCCTGACCCGGAAACCATCATTATCATCAGCAGGGACACGGTCGACCCCgactgcagcgtgtgtgtggaCAAGCCGCCCAAGCAGACATGCGaccccaaatttcgaattctgagaGAATCCCGTAACACCTCTGTGGAGTTCACCTGTCCTCACCCCGAGGAAGTCTTCAACGTGGAGATTAACAGAGAAATCG ACTGCACGGCGACTTCCTGCTCCGGCGATATTGTCCAGGCCGAGTCATCGCTGTTCCCGGACTTCAACCGGACTTTCACCTGGGATCTGAAAGTCGGTTCCACTCGGGCCTTCCAACTGGACTTTCCCGAGCCGGGAATGCAGCAGATCGCCAACGACGAGACGTGTTCCGACGAGCACACATACGTTCTTGTGACTTACCTGCGAACGGGCCCTGCCATCATCGGAACCTTCTGCAAGGGGGGTTCTGTGACGAGCATCCAGGTGCGCTACAAGGGCCGCGTCTCTCTCCGGGTGCCAAGAGACCAAAAGATGGATCCGGTTAATTTTAAACTCAGCGTTGGGCCTGAGACCAACA tgGTGGCCATCGTTAAAGTCAACCTACCACGAGGCGTCTCCAACACGACCTTCATTTCCGCCAACTACCCCAACGATTTCCCCGACGACCAACAGATGCGCTGGGACTTCGCCGTGCCCGGCATGCACAACTACACCGTCCATTTTCACAGTCACACGGCGCCGGAGTGCCTCGGCAAGAACGTGGGAGTGGAGTACGGGAAACGGGACGGGAAGTTGATCGAGACGGGTCTGACGGACAAGCAGCCGGAGCATCAGCAGGGCGACTTTGAAATGGTGCTGAAGAACTGTGAGACCAACAGGACGTTGCAAGGACTCACTTTGAAATACAGCGTGTCCGTTATGAGGAGTGGTCATCCAG TTCTGTGCACGGTGGACCTGAGCAAATACCCCAAAATGTCCCTGAAAATTGAAAAAGTGGGTTTTGATCCCTATTGCGAGATGAGCGTGAACGCtgaggttttaaaaaaagtcaacgtGGCTGCCGGCACCAAGGCCGAGCTCTCCTTCCTCGACTGTCCCCATGAAGATTTGCAATTGACCGCTAGTGAAGTTATtg CCTGTCAGAATGTGGCTTCCTGCTCCGAGACCCTCCTCACTGTCCCCCCGTTGGATGCCTGTCTCCGGATGCCCCTCCACAGCTATACCTGGCACCTCAACATCCCCCAGGACCGCACCATCGATCTCGTGTCCCCATCGGGAAGTTTCCAACAATCGGTGCCAGGCCAGGAGTGCAACGCTACCGTCTCCTTCCACGTGGAGGAGAGCGAAGGCGTCTCTGTGGGTGATTACTGCCCCGACGGGAACATCCAGAAAATTCAGGTGCACAGCAACATCTCTGTCACGGCGACGACGCGAGACTTCGGCAAGACGAAAGGGCCTTTTCTCAACGTCACCTTCACGAACGAGATCCCGG AGACCATCATTTATCAAGTCAATCCACATACGTCCTCCCCAAACCTGCTGGCCACCCCCAACTGGCCCAGAGGAATGAGGCCTTCGTCCACCGTGTCCTGGATCGTGTCTTTGCTGAGCGGGTACAAGGCGCAGGTCCAGTTCGTCAACGTCAGCCAGCCCAAATGCAACGACAGACACACGGCCATCAAGGTCAAGACGCTGGACTCCGAGGAGGAGCTCCTGACCCGCCGGGAGGACGAGAAAACCGACGACAAGTTGCTGGTGCCGCACAGCTTCTATCTTAACATGTCCAACTGTATACCGGAAAGTGGAAACTTTGGGGCTGTCACCAAAATCGTTTTAGAGCCAAAAACCG GCCTCTTAGCCATCCTTCTTGGGATCGCGGGAgcccttcttcttctcctcatcATCTTAGCTGTAGTCTGCTTTTTTGTAAG gaaaaagaaaaaagagcgcATGAACAAGGAGGCGTCCATCTACCTCGGCACAGGGAATATGTTCCGTCCCAGCAAAAGACAGTTCAGCAAATCGCGGTCGGACAACGAGTCCCACGTGTACGCCTCCATAGACGAGACCATGACGTACGGTCACCTCCTGGGGGAAACGAGCTACGCCGATAGCATGCAAGACCATTTCAACGGAATGCAGTTGGACTCCTACCAAACGTTCACGGGGCCCTCTGAACTGCCCGTCATCAACGAACCAGAAACGGAGCCCGAGGTGGACCACTTCAATACGTTCCTGGACCGCTCCCAGTCATTCATCCCGCCTCGTCCGCGCACGCCAATCGACCGGCAGGACAGCTTGGGGTTCCAGGACCGCCGGATGGTGGACAATGAACTCTACACGTTCAAAAACACGGGCGAGATGAACACCATCCGACTGTCCGGTGCCGACATGGAACCGGAACCACCGACACCGGAGGAGTACTTGTAA
- the LOC127605052 gene encoding tetranectin-like, whose protein sequence is MECKGACMLMLVLMLVNCSLQQTPPKKKPVRKDNNAAIEELQRRIDDIVQDLNHLKEEQALQRVCLKGTKMNGKCVLADPVKKSYHTASEDCNALGGVLSAPTSAEENDLLTDYLRHSVGRDEQVWLGINDMVTENTWADQSGVSIQFKNWDTSNSRARQPDGGQSQNCAVLSGAAKGKWFDENCRDEKASVCQFNIV, encoded by the exons ATGGAGTGCAAAGGCGCGTGCATGCTGATGCTCGTGTTGATGCTGGTCAACTGCTCACTCCAACAGACTCCGCCTAAGAAGAAGCCCGTAAGAAAAG ACAATAATGCTGCCATCGAGGAACTCCAGAGACGGATTGACgacattgtgcaggacctcaaccATCTCAAGGAAGAACAGGCCTTGCAGAGAG TGTGTTTGAAGGGCACAAAGATGAACGGCAAGTGCGTCTTGGCTGACCCAGTGAAGAAGTCGTATCACACAGCCAGCGAGGACTGCAACGCCCTGGGCGGCGTCCTGAGCGCCCCGACATCCGCCGAGGAGAATGACCTGCTAACAGACTACCTCCGCCACAGCGTGGGCAGGGATGAGCAGGTGTGGCTGGGCATCAACGACATGGTAACCGAAAACACTTGGGCGGACCAGAGCGGCGTCAGCATCCAGTTCAAGAACTGGGACACGTCCAACAGCCGCGCCCGTCAGCCAGATGGCGGCCAGTCCCAGAACTGTGCGGTGTTGTCGGGGGCCGCCAAAGGGAAGTGGTTCGATGAGAACTGCCGTGACGAGAAAGCCTCGGTCTGCCAGTTCAACATTGTGTGA
- the exosc7 gene encoding exosome complex component RRP42: MATVQVSEAEKVYILHGIRDDLRVDGRGCEDYRHMEIETDVVSNTDGSAKVSLGHTAVLVGIKAEIGKPRPMAPNEGYLEFFVDCSANATPEFEGRGGEELGTELSNTLYKVFNNKHSVDLKKLCISNGEHCWVLYVDVLLLQCDGNLYDAMSVAIKAALFSTKIPKVHISNDEEGGKEIELSDDPFDCMRLDVENVPCIVTLCKVGHRHVVDATLQEKACSVASLIISVTHKGMVTCVRKMGGGSLDPESIFEMTETGKRVGKALHVPLMKLLQQEESLGTRQKVGFLG; encoded by the exons ATGGCAACAGTACAAGTTAGCGAAGCTGAAAAGGTGTATATTTTACATGGTATAAGG GATGATCTGCGAGTGGATGGAAGGGGCTGTGAAGACTACAGACACATGGAGATTGAGACCGACGTGGTGTCCAACACTGACGGATCGGCCAAAGTTTCTCTG GGCCACACAGCAGTTCTAGTAGGAATTAAGGCGGAAATAGGAAAACCAAGGCCAATGGCCCCAAATGAAGGCTATTTGGAGTTCTTTGTTGATTG TTCAGCGAACGCAACTCCAGAATTTGAGGGGCGAGGAGGGGAGGAGCTCGGGACGGAGCTGAGCAACACACTGTACAAAGTCTTCAACAATAAGCACAGCGTGGACCTGAAAAAGTTGTGTATCAGTAACGGAGAACACTGCTGGGTGCTCTATGTGGATGTACTG CTCCTGCAATGTGATGGAAACCTGTATGATGCCATGTCAGTAGCTATCAAGGCAGCTCTCTTTAGCACCAA AATCCCCAAGGTTCACATATCAAACGATGAAGAAGGAGGGAAGGAAATTGAACTGTCAGATGACCCCTTTGACTGCATGAGACTCGACGTAGAGAATGTTCCCTGCATAGTGACATTGTGCAAG gTGGGCCACAGGCACGTAGTGGACGCCACTCTGCAAGAGAAGGCGTGCTCCGTGGCCAGCCTCATCATTTCAGTCACACACAAGGGAATGGTCACCTGTGTGAGGAAGATGGGCGGAGGTAGCCTGGACCCCGAGAGCATCTTCGAAATGACTGAA ACAGGTAAACGTGTTGGAAAAGCCCTCCACGTGCCTCTCATGAAGCTGCTGCAGCAGGAGGAGAGTTTAGGAACGAGACAGAAAGTGGGCTTTCTTGGTTAG